GCGCCAGATTGGCGTTCTGCTCCACTAAAAATATGGTGGTTTTATATTCCTGGTTGATTTTTTTGATAATATTGAAAATCTGCTTAGTGATAATGGGTGCAAGCCCAAGAGAGGGTTCATCAAGCAGCAGCAGTTTGGGTTTGCTCATGATGGCCCGGGAAATGGCAAGCATCTGCTGTTCTCCACCGCTCAGGGTGCCCCCCTGCTGATTTCTTCGATCCGCCAAAATGGGAAACAGCTCAAAAACGTTTTCTAAATCTTGTTTAATTTGTACTTTATCCTTTCTAAGAAAGGTGCCCATGTCCAGATTTTCCATGACGGTGAGATAGGGGAAAATCCTGCGCCCTTCAGGCACCTGACTGATGCCCAAAGCTGCGATTTGGTCGGCAGGCATGCCGGTGATATCCCGGCCCTGGAACTCGATGGTGCCGGAGGCGGCGGGCACCACCCCGCACAAGGTCATCAGGGTCGTGGATTTTCCGGCGCCGTTGGCGCCGATAAGCGTGATGATTTCACCTTCCTGGACATCCATACTGATATTTTTTAAGGCCTGAATATTGCCGTAATAGGTTTCTACATTTTTGATCTTAAGCATCTATCTCTTCTCCCAGGTAAGCCTTGATCACGGCCGGATTATTCAGGATCTGGTCAGGCGAGCCCTCACCGATTTTTTTACCGTAATCCACCACAAAGATGTTTTCAGACAGGCTCATGACCAATTTCATATCGTGTTCGATTAAGAGGATGGAAATTTTTTCTTCATCTCTTAACTTTAAGATCAATTTATTCAGCGCCTCGGTCTCTTTGGGGTTCATGCCGGCCGCGGGTTCGTCCAGAAGAAGCAGGAAGGGATTTGTAGCCATGGCCCTGGCAATTTCCAGGCGCCGTTGGGCACCGTAAGGCAGGTTCAGCGCCAATTCATCCACATATGTTTCAAGACCGATTTTTTTTAATATTTCGTAGCTTTTATTTACGATAAATTGCTCTTCGGCCCGGGTGGCAGGGCCTCTGAAAATCGCACCCAGGATACCGGCCTTTGTGACGGGGTAACATCCGATCATGACATTTTCCAAAACCGTCATGGATTCAAACAGTCGTATATTTTGAAATGTCCGGGCCAGGCCCTTGCGGGTTACCAGGTTGGGTTTGAGTCCGTTAATGCGTTCTTTGGTTGAATCATCCCCGTTGGGCCGGATAAAAATGTCTCCCTGGGTGGGGGAATAAATCCCTGTGATACAGTTGAAAAAAGTGGTTTTTCCGGCACCATTTGGACCGATCAGTGCGGCAATTTCCCCTTGATTGATAGTCAGGTCCAGGCTGTTGATGGCCCGCAGTCCCCCGAAATCCATGGTCAGATTTTTAACTTCCAAAATAGGCTTGTTCATATCTATTGCTCTGTGGTGTGTTCGTGGTTTTTATAATGATAGGTTTTTCTGACGTTTTCAATTAGTCCGCCGGGTTTGAAAACCATCATCAGCACCAGAACGGCGCCGAAAACAATCATCCGGTATTCAGATACGGCACGAAGATATTCAGGCAGTAGAATCAGCATCAAGGCTCCGGAAATGACGCCGGCAATGGAGCCCATGCCGCCCAGCACCACCGTACACAAAATGATAACCGATTCCCAGATGGTGAAACTGGCCGGATTAATAAAGGTGGTTTTGGCGGCAAAAACAACGCCGGCCATGCCGGCCCAGGTCGCCCCCAAAGCAAAGGCGCGCAGTTTTGTCCGGGCCTTGTCAATGCCCATGGCCTGGCAGGCGATTTCATCATCTTTCAGGGCTATCCAGGCCCGTCCGACCCTGGAGTTCTGGAGACGGTTGATCACAAAGATGGTAAAAATAACCAGGGCCACCATAATGTAATATAGGTAGACGAAGTTCTGCTGGAATGTCAGATCAATGCCAAACAGGCCGGGTTTGGGAATATTGGCAATGCCGCTGGGGCCCTTGGAAAAGCTATTCCAGTTTTCAAGCACCAGACGAATGATTTCACCAAAGCCCAGGGTCACAATTGCCAGATAGTCGCCTCTCAAACGAAGCACGGGATAGCCTAGGATAATGCCCATAACCGCACCTAAAAGCCCTCCCAAAGGCAGCACCATCCAGAAGGTCATGCCGAAATGCAGATTTAAAAGTGCATAGGCATAGGCGCCCACCGCAAAAAAGGCCACATATCCAAGATCCAGAAGGCCTGCCAGCCCGATAACGATGTTCAGCCCTAACCCCAGCATCACATAGATTAGTGCTGAGATCATAATAGTAGTCTGGTACATGGAAAAGGTGTAGGGAAATGCCAGGGTGGCAATGATCAACAAAACCATGGCAGGAATAAAGAACCGTTTTTCGGCCAAAAGTTTTCTGGCAATAGATATTTTTTTGCCCTGGTTAAGTTTGCCTGTATGTTTTTCTTTGCGTTTAAGCAAGTAGCGCCACAGGGCAGACAGGAAAAAAAAGGCAATGCCTATAAAGGCCATATTCCACCAGCGCCACTCAATGGTCTGGGTTACGGTATTGACTTTTATTACCATGATCGGAAAGGTCAGGAACATAAACCAGACCGCTGCTATGGTGGAATGTTTGAGTTCTTGTAACAGATTCATAATTTCTATCTTTAATTTAAACTTTTTTGGTTTCCGCCCGGCCCAGAATTCCGGATGGCCTGAAAATAAGGATCAGAACCAGGAATAAAAAGGCAAATACATCTTCATAATCACTGGAGATATAACCGGTGAAAAAACTTTCAGTCCACCCCAGGACAAGGGAACCTAAAACCGCGCCCGGAATACTGCCGATGCCGCCTAAGACAGCTGCCACAAAGGCCTTGATGCCGGCAATGAATCCCATGTAAAAATTAATCTGTCCAATGTGCGAAGCAATGAGCATGCCTCCGATGGCCGCCGTGCCGGACCCGATGATAAAGGTTAAGGAGATGACCCGGTTGACATTGACCCCAAGCAGCATGGCCATGGTTTTATCCTGGGATGTGGCCCGCATGGCTTTGCCGATCTGGGTAAACTTGATCAGAAAGGTCAATCCAATCATGACGATCATCGTGGTGACGATAATGGCAAGCTCCGGGGCGGACATGATGTGTGCATAGGGCTCCCAGAATTCAAAATCAGGAATCAGGCTGGGAAAAGGCAGAAAATCCGAGGTCTGGGCAAGCAGTACATAATTTTGAAGAAAGAGTGACATGCCGATGGCGCTGATCAGCGCTGACAGGCGGGGGGCCTTTCGCAGGGGCTTGTAAGCAATTTTTTCCATGGTATATCCGTAGCAGCAGGCATAAAATACAGCTGCCGCTGCCGCAATCAGCGTTACGGCCAAGGCCGGAAAGCCTGACATGGTTAATACCGTGGAGATGATCAGCGCGGTAAAAGCGCCTATCATATATATTTCACCATGGGCAAAGTTAATCAGTTCAATAATGCCGTACACCATGGTGTACCCCAGGGCAATCAAGGCATAGATACTGCCCCTGGTCAATCCGCCCAGGAACAGCTTTAAAAAAAATTCATAATCCATGTGTAACCTGTTTTCTCATTCGCGATGTATCCTGCAAGACACAAGGGGGCAGGCATCTGATGCCGGCCCCCTTGTGTATCATTCAGCGACGCCCTAATTTAATAATTACTTTTCTTCAACAAATTGGCCATTGACCACTTTGTATACAGAAAAGCCGATACCTGTGGCGTCACCATTTTCGTCAAAACGGATTTTTCCCAAGGGTGTTTCAACATATTCAGTTCTCAGCGCCTGAACCACCTTGTCATAGTCAGTGGATCCCGCTTTTTCAATGGCGTTGAGCAGGGCCTGGGTTGCCGCATAAGCTGCATCAAAAAAGGCTCCCGGATCAGAACCGAACGCTTTTTGGTGTTCCTCTTTTGCCATCTTTGCCATAGGGTTGTCGGAAATATCCATGGGACCTGTGGCATAAACCCCTTCAGAATACTCACCGGCAACCTTAATGAAGGTATCATCTTTTACACCATCAGCACCCATGAACAGGGTATCCATTCTTTGTTTTCTCATCAGTGTAACAATCTTGGAGGCTTCAGGATGGTAGCCTCCCCAGACAACCAGGTCCGGTTTCGCTTTTTCCACTTTGGTGACAATGGCCGAATAGTCAACGGCACCCGGGGTAACTCCTTCAAACAGGAGAATGTTCACACCCGCTTCCTTAAAGTATTTTTGGGCAAGTTCTGCCTGGCCTTTGCCGTAATCCCCTTTGTCATGGAGGATGACGACATTTTTAACTTTAAGGGTTTGGGTGGCAAATTTGACCTGAAGTTGGGCCTGTTTGGCGTCATGGGGGATGGTCCTGAAAAAATTGAGGTATTCACCGGACAAGGTCAGATCCGGATTGGTGGCAGACGGAGACATGGTAACGATCTTGGCGTCTTTGTAAATGCCCAGGGCCGCTTTGGTTGCCCCGGAGCAGATATGGCCCATAACAACGTCAACGCCGTCTGAAACCAGCTTCATTGCGGTGTTACCGGCTATTTCGGGTTTACACGCATCGTCTTCAACCAGCAGTTCCACCTGTTGGCCTAAAACACCACCGTCGGCATTGATTTTTTTTACAACCAGCTTGGCAGCATTCACTGACGGAAGTCCATAAGATGCAAGGTCTCCTGAATGGGCCCCGGCAACCCCAAGTTTAATTGTCCGAGCTTCTGCTTCTTTGGTCCCAAAGGCAAAGATCAGACAAACAGCCAATAGGCAACCCATTGCAAATAAATTTCTTTTCATTTCCTCTTTCCTTTTTCTGTTAGGTTAAGGTATCTTACCACGATCTCTATTATAACGATACCAAAAGCCCTGTCAATCAGGCGATAGTTTTTAACTATTATTATTAGAAAGTCCTAATAAGTTATTGAATTGCCTTTCGGTTTCGTTGTGGGTTGAGCCGGGGTATCAATAGAATCGGGTCAGCCCGTGGCCGTTATAAAAAACAACCCGGTGCCCCTAAAAAGGAACTTTTTAGGGGCACCGGGTTGTTTGAAAAAAGAATTCTGAAAAAGAGAGAGAGTAGGAAATTAGGCTTTTTCTTTGAGTTCCGTTTCCGGCTGAATAACAGAATCTAACTGAGAGATACTATGCAAGCTGAAATTAGCGTCTGAGGCGATTTCGTCAGGACCTTTTAGTTTTAAAATTTCATCGTCGATGATTCTAAGGAAATCAAAGATGTCATTTTTTACTTGGGTTTCAGTTGCTTCAATCATTCGCCTTCCTCCCTGTATCAATCTTTAAGGATTTTGTTTAGAGGAAATTGACTTTTTCTTTGTATTTTTCCTCTTTCACATACATGCGATATATATTATCAATGCCTGATAGGGGAAATCAATCAGGGAATCCCTGATTTTTTATGACTTTTTTTCTTAAATTTGTCCAAATTATCGCATAAATTAGGTACTTTTTTTCTCTTGACCCCATGCAAAGACCTGCCTATGGTGATGATGTAATGTAATTTTCAGTCGCTGTAAAGCAGGTCTGTCAGGCAGACTGGTGCAGCGAACCGTTTAAATTGGTTTAAATTGGGGAGAAAAAAATGGGATTTACAATTGATCATTTTAATATCAACGTATTAAATCTGGAAAATAGTATCGCATTTTATGAAAAAGCGCTCGGCCTTACGGAGCTGAGTCGGAAAACGGCCACAGACGGTTCTTATGTGATTGTGTTTTTGACCGATAATCAGTCTGCCAATAAACTGGAGTTGACCTGGCTTAAGGACAGAAACGAGCCGTACGATCTCGGCGATGAAGAATTTCACATCGCATTTAAAACCGATGATTTTGACGCAGCCCATGCCCTTCATGAGAAGATGGGGTGCATCTGCTATGAAAATAAGGATATGGGTATCTATTTTATCAATGACCCGGACGGGTACTGGCTTGAGGTCGTTCCTGTCAGATAGTGCCTAAGCAAGGCACTGAGACAAGGGAAAAACATCAATGCCTGAAAAATTCGTGACAAAGATGTAAATGCCCATGGATGTAGTATTTAATAAGAACCTATCGCTTGAAAGGACCATCCGAGCCGTCTGAGACCATATATAGAAAAATCCTTAAGTCATTCGAATACAGTACAGTAACTGGGCAGAGGGCAATGACGGCAAGATTTGGCAATTAGTTGATCCTGCACGCGATTAAATTTTAATTGTTCATGGCTTTTGCTTGCCTTTAGCTAAAATTGATATATAACAAGCCCCCATGAACGGGGTGATAAATAAAAAACTGCTGCTGGCATTGGGGTGTCTGGCTATCTTTTTTCCCGGGGCTTTTTTGTTTGGATTTCCCGGGGTGATGGCGGTGCAGTGGCAGCAATTATTGGGCGTGGAAAAGGCCCGCATCGGGCAACTCATGTTTTTTATCCTGGCGGGTACGGGATGTTCCATGTACCTGTCCGGTAAGCTCCAGGAAAAGATTACGCCCCAGGGGCTTATCTTTGTGGGCACTGTCGCTTGCGGCTTTGGGGTCGGCGCTGTTGCATGGGCCTCAGCGCTGTATCATGTCTTTGCCTGGGCGTTTTGGGAAGGGTTTTTCAGCGCTTTTGTTTACCTTCCCTGTTTGACGGTTTCCCAAAAATTGTTTTTGGAACAAAAAGGCCTGGCAGTAGGTTTCATCAATCTGGTGTTTGGCGGCGCAGCTGCGGTCATGTCGCCGGTATTCTCTATTTTGCTGGTTAACCAGGGGTACAGGGCAACATGTGTAATCTCCATGATCTTTGCCGTGTGTACCGGTATTGTATGCGCCTTTTTTATGCGGGGCTCCGCATATTCATTTAAATCTGTAAAGGGGTTGGGAATCGCTCTTGGTGTTGGCCGAATACTTACGTTGAGATCCTTCTGGTGTCTTTGGTGCGTATGGGCCCTGGCCGGGGCTGCAGGGGTTTCCATGGTTATGTTGTGTGCCTCCCTGGGGCAGTCTTTAGGATATGACGTGACACAGTATGTGATGATTCTGACCGGATTCAGCATGTTGAACGGCCTTGGCCGCATTGTATTTGGCATACTTGCGGACCGCATATCCAAACACAAAATATTAATCCGGGTGTTTCTTATGGCGGCTTTGGCCTATCTGCTCATGCCCTTTTTTCATAATCTGTATGTGTTAAGTTTATTGGCAAGCGTTGTTGGGCTTGCATTCGGGGTATTGTTTACCGTGTCCGCACCATTGGTCTCGGAGTGCTTTGGTCTTGAGAATTTTGGAAGGGTATTCGGGCTTGTATTTACTGCTTACGGATTTGTGGCCGGATTTTTAGGCCCCTGGATGTCCGGTGTTGTTTTAAGACTTACCCATGACAATTTCATGGTCGTCTTTACCGGATTTGCCTTATTTTACCTGATTGCTGCCATTCTCGTAAACCAGGTAAAACGGGTTGGGTGTTTGAACGAAAAATCACCCACCTGCGGCGTTACAAAATAAGGCCTTGTTCATATTTTAAGCCATACGAATTTCCGGTCGGTTGGGTTGAGGAACGAAACCCAACGCCAATAAGTTGTTGGGTTTCGTTCCTCAACCCAACCTACGATCTTTTAAAAACGGGGGCGGTAAGGTACGATTTAAAATTTTCTTAAAGTTGTTGTCCGGGGCGGCCGTCTGCCGTTAAAAAAATCGCAGGCTTTATAATATTGGAGATCCTTGAGCCAGCAGGCGCCATACCCTGGATCTTTGGCCATTCTGGTCGCCAGGTGCCACGGTGCGGAAAAGGCTTCCATAAATGGCCCCCCAAGCTCGGTGGGGTCCCTGAAACATTCCCAGTCGCAGGCCAGGCAGTACCCTTTGGGATTAATTGCATTGACGTTTAAGTCCGGAAACGGACCTAAATTATCAGCACCCCTGTACCCGCAAGGGTAGGTGTTGCCATCGGTGCAGTTCAGGTAAAAGAAATCAATGCCGCCCCGGCAGCCGTAGGGGGTATCTGCATTTTTTCCTGAATAGACATTGTACAGGGTGTGCAAACCGGCCAAGGGCGAAAAAATTCTAATCTGGGATCTGAATTTGGGAATGGTGTCTGACAGCGCCTTGAATAAAAGCGCTTTTTCGATCCCTGTAAAACAGACCACCCGGTCCGCAGACGCTGCGGCATAAACAGCATCCAGGTCTTCTTTATCTGCACTGTCTTCCATACTCATGGGGTAGCAGGCATTGGCGATGGTGAATCCCATATTGATCACCTTGCGGTAGAAATCGGCAAACCCCTGGGCAAATGCCCGGTAAAAGGGAGAGGCCTCCGGGGTCAAAAGATCTTTTGGCGTTGGCGATCCTAAAATTTGAGTGATCCGGGATACATTACGGTTCAACCCCAGATTCACGGACGGGAAAAGACCTGCCTCATGGAAAATGGGTAATGCTTTTTCCATACCCCGGACAACGCCCTCAAATCCGCGCATTTGCTCATGGATGTGCGCAACGGATGAGTCCAGGCTGATCCAGAAGTTGCGCAACGGGGTATCTGCAAGTTCCTCGGCAATGGCCTTTACCTTATCTTCGAACTCGGGTTTGTCATGATCGGCAAAAAAGAATCCGTTGGTGCCCGTTCGAATATAGGGAATCCCTGCTTTTCCTGCGTGCCGGATAAGTTCGGGCAGATCCTTGCGCAACATCATGGGCTCTCCGCCGGTAAAGGAGATGGCCTGAAATCCCTTTTGGCCTGCCGCATCAATGATCTCTTTGAGCTGGTCATTGGAGAGCCGGGTTCTGTCAAATTTATTGGTTTTTCGCATGCCGCACTGGGGGCAGGTGGCATTGCATAGGTCCGTGATCTGGATTACAAGCTGACCGGGCATCCGGCCTTTGAGCATCAGTGCGGCGGTTTTCAGTCCTGATTTTATGTGGGTCATCGTTATACTGCCTTGGAAAATTCTTGCATGGAGACCGGCATATCTATCTCTTTGTAGAATTCCCAGGACTGAATAAATGCGTTTTCAAACGATCTGTCTTCCATGTATGCCCTGGCCTGATCGGCCATTTGACTGCACAGCCCGGGGGTATTCAAAAATTGCTGCATGGCCGCTAAAAGTGCCGGTTCATCATCACTTTTAACAATAATGCCGGTCTCTTGATCCAGCATGTTTTCGCAGGGACCGCCTATATCCGACACGATTACCGGCAGGCCCGAGGCTTGGGCTTCGAGCACCACATTACCGAATGTGTCTGTAGTGGAGGGGAACACAAAAAGATCTGCTGACGCATACACCCGGCACAAAGGCTCTCCGGAAAGATAACCGGTAAAGGTCACAGGATAATCTTTGAGCAGATTTTTCATTTCATCGGCATAGGGGCCATCGCCCACGACAGTCAGATGAGCTTTGTCACTGGTCGCACAAAGGGCTTTGAACGCTTCCGCCAGAATCGGCAGATTTTTTTCTTTGGATACCCGGCCCACATAAAGAAATTTCAGGGCTTCTTCATTCACTTTGAAATTGGACGTCAGGATGTTGCACTTTTTTGAGGGATGAAAGATTTCCGTGTTGATGCCCCGGGGCATGATGCGGATTTTTTCAGACTTGATCCCCCGTTCAGTGAGCTCGTCAAAGGAGTTTTGACTGGAAACATAGATTTGATCCATCTGATCATAGTACCAGATCATGAATTTCCAAGTCATCTCTTCAATGAAATTATCCCCGGTCAGATACTGGGCATATTGGGGGAACTGGGTATGGTAGGTGGAGGTCAAGGGCAGCTTAAGGATCTTGGCAATGGCCAGGGCTGCCAGGCCGATGGGGCCGGGTGTGGCGGAGTGGATATGGGTGAATCCCTGGTCGTAGCAGTATTCCAGCATCTCCAGAAACGGCGGGTAATATAATTTTTGTTCCGTATATTCCGGGATTTCGTAAACACCTGTGGGCGTAAAGTTTTTCACCCCTTCGCCTGTTTTTTCGGCCCTGGCATCACAGGTAATGATGGTCAAGTGTTTGTCATGTTTCAGCGCTGCCTGCACCTGTTGTTGAAGCGTCTGGGCCACACCGTTGACATCGTAAAAGGTGTCTGTGAAATGCCCAAGCTTCACGCGGGATTTGGGGGGCTGATGTCCGTTTTTGTATTTGGCAAACCGGTTCAGGACAGCTGTGTTTGTTTCATTATCCTTGGCAAAGTGAACAAAGGCCACAAAATAGGGCGCTAAAAGGGAGTAAAGCCCACCCACGGAACCAATGGTCTGGAATATATTGAACAGATTTGCGCCGGATGCCTGCCCAAGCAGATGGTCGCCGGTGTGGAATAAAACCTTGTTTGAAAGCTGGTTGACAAAATCAAACCATAATTTTTCTCTGTGCTGTTCCTGCTTTTCCGGAGATTCACCAAGCTGTATTTTTTTTGACTGGGTCCTGGCAATTTTCAGCAGGTCGGGATTTTCCGCAAACAGACGCTCGGTCTCTTTTCTGATCAGATCGGTTAAACTTGCGGATTTGATGTTCTCCCGGCGGTTTTTACGTTTGCTTAAAAAAGTGTAAAACCTTGATATAAGTCCGTTATCAACATTGGATACCGGCATCAGTGACTGGTCAAGGAATTTGAGTAACTGATCTTTACCGGCGTGGCGTCCAAAATTGAATCGGCTTGAGTAAAACTGGTAGGCAATACCGTACAGGTTATGGGCCATGGTTTGGGGGGTGGACGGATCGGACACGGCACGGGATTTTCCGTTGAGGATGCCGTTCATGAAGCTGTAAAGGTCCGTTGCGTCGTCCACAGCCGTAAACGTTCTGGCGATATTCAAGCCGGAGTGGTCATCGGAGCCGCCGGTGAGATTTTTTTCCCAGGGGGTATCGAACAAGGGTTGATAATCATAGAGGTTGGAGAGCCGTTCGATGTCCAGAGGGGTGAGCTTTTTGAGCACCTGGGCAAGAATTTGATTTTGTTTGTCGTTTCTGGCACCGTTGAGTTCAAAATTTTTAAACAGCAAAAGCAACTGTTCAAAGTGTTTGATGGACAGCCGGTCATTGACTGCGTAGAGCGGATGGGCAATGATATTGACAATATTTTCACCATTCAGATAGGCTACCAAATCAAAGATATTTTGCCGGATTTTCTGAATTTCATCATGCTGGGCTTCGGTGATGTTTTGGGCCAGTACATGCACCTTGCACCCATCTTCCGGGAAATATGAGGTGATCTCTTCGGAGATATAGGTGTCCGGCAGGTGAGCGATTTCAAGGGCACCGTCAATGGTGTTATGGTCGGATATGGTCACAAGGGACATCCCCTTTGCCTTGGCAGTATTATATACCAGCATAGGGTCCGTAAAACTTTCAGGGCAGCTGATTTTCTGCAGGATCCACTGGGATGGCCGTTTGGAAAACTTGGAGTGCACATGAAGATCTATTTTCATCATTTCCTATCCTTAATTATTTTGGATGAATATCTTATTAATCAGGAAAGATACCCAAATTGTGTTACATCCCTGTGAAGAGAGGATTAGGAAAATATGAAAAATGACCCGGGGGGGCAGGGTAACCGAATTTATATTGAGAAGGTCATCGGGATCGCTATCGCTATCGGGATCGGGATCGAAAATAATGGACATTTCGATTCCGATAGCGAAATTAAAATAGCCGGCAAAATTATAAATGCGATCCCCCTGGGGGGAGGGGGGATAAAGTTAAGGATTAATCTGCCAGGTTACAGCAAAGGCCCAATATTTCTGCTATTGGGCCTTTGCCGTGCTTTTTAATTCATTTTATTTGCCGGCTTAAATTTAACTTTTGTCGCTACAAGCACAAATTTTATTTCCACAGCTCGGACAGAATTTTTGGTGATCAATATCAATGGGGCATTTACAGCTAACACAGGTGTCTGATGTGGCTGAAAGTTCCACGAGAAGTTCACCGTTGACAACCGGGACCATTTTTTTGGTTTCCTGGTAATTGGCTGTCTTGAGCACCCGTTTGACAACGCCGTCAACCGGCGAGAGAACCGCTTTTTCCTGCTTCATGATGGAGATATTGAAAAGCTCCTGGCCTTTCTGGATGACGTCTCCTTCATTGGCATACATGACCCACAGATCACCGTTGCTTGGTGCCGCAATATGACAAACATTGCAACAATCGGCCATTTCAATGGATTGGGTGCCAATGCCTGTGGCCTCACTGACTTTAACCTTATATATAAAAATTTCCGAATCGCAAAGGTAACGGACCACGCAGTGTCCGGTCTCTTTGGGCGGGGAAATATCCAGAATGATCATCTGATGGGGTTTGCCGCTGCTGTCCCTGAATTCCATTTGCGTACCGATTTGCAACCCTTCAAACCAGACATCCACCGGAAGGTTGTTGGGATCGCCGAATTTTGCCGTGAACTCAAAGGTTTTCAGTGCATCCCCGGGATGATTCAGATAGAGAACGAATTCTTCCTCCGTGGGTTCCCGGCTGATCAGACCTTTAAGTTTGTCATGTTCAGCCTTAAGATGTATCTCTTCAAGCGTGTTCAACGGTGATTCCTCTGTCCGGCCGGCAATTGCCTCTTGATAATTTTCTCCGAACGCGCTTTCATAAACCCAGTCCGGCGGGAAACCCAGCGGCAGTTTACCGAATTCGCCTCGCAGCAGATTCCGGAAGGCGTCATTGCTGTCGCGGTATAGTTCCAGCCGTGCTGTTTTGATTTCTTTGGTCAGATCCTTTTCAGGGATGGTATTGACGGCTTTGAGGGTCTCCAGCAGGCGCTGAACCGCGTCTTCCCCGCCGCGCTGATATGCCCCGGTAACGGCCAGAAATGCCGTATTCCAGGTGATTTGGGAGCCGGGTGTTACATCGT
This window of the uncultured Desulfobacter sp. genome carries:
- a CDS encoding ABC transporter ATP-binding protein, whose amino-acid sequence is MLKIKNVETYYGNIQALKNISMDVQEGEIITLIGANGAGKSTTLMTLCGVVPAASGTIEFQGRDITGMPADQIAALGISQVPEGRRIFPYLTVMENLDMGTFLRKDKVQIKQDLENVFELFPILADRRNQQGGTLSGGEQQMLAISRAIMSKPKLLLLDEPSLGLAPIITKQIFNIIKKINQEYKTTIFLVEQNANLALKVADRGYVMETGTITMADTGEKLLANDAVKKAYLGM
- a CDS encoding ABC transporter ATP-binding protein — protein: MNKPILEVKNLTMDFGGLRAINSLDLTINQGEIAALIGPNGAGKTTFFNCITGIYSPTQGDIFIRPNGDDSTKERINGLKPNLVTRKGLARTFQNIRLFESMTVLENVMIGCYPVTKAGILGAIFRGPATRAEEQFIVNKSYEILKKIGLETYVDELALNLPYGAQRRLEIARAMATNPFLLLLDEPAAGMNPKETEALNKLILKLRDEEKISILLIEHDMKLVMSLSENIFVVDYGKKIGEGSPDQILNNPAVIKAYLGEEIDA
- a CDS encoding branched-chain amino acid ABC transporter permease translates to MNLLQELKHSTIAAVWFMFLTFPIMVIKVNTVTQTIEWRWWNMAFIGIAFFFLSALWRYLLKRKEKHTGKLNQGKKISIARKLLAEKRFFIPAMVLLIIATLAFPYTFSMYQTTIMISALIYVMLGLGLNIVIGLAGLLDLGYVAFFAVGAYAYALLNLHFGMTFWMVLPLGGLLGAVMGIILGYPVLRLRGDYLAIVTLGFGEIIRLVLENWNSFSKGPSGIANIPKPGLFGIDLTFQQNFVYLYYIMVALVIFTIFVINRLQNSRVGRAWIALKDDEIACQAMGIDKARTKLRAFALGATWAGMAGVVFAAKTTFINPASFTIWESVIILCTVVLGGMGSIAGVISGALMLILLPEYLRAVSEYRMIVFGAVLVLMMVFKPGGLIENVRKTYHYKNHEHTTEQ
- a CDS encoding branched-chain amino acid ABC transporter permease LivH (LivHMGF is the membrane component of the LIV-I/LS branched-chain amino acid transporter), which encodes MDYEFFLKLFLGGLTRGSIYALIALGYTMVYGIIELINFAHGEIYMIGAFTALIISTVLTMSGFPALAVTLIAAAAAVFYACCYGYTMEKIAYKPLRKAPRLSALISAIGMSLFLQNYVLLAQTSDFLPFPSLIPDFEFWEPYAHIMSAPELAIIVTTMIVMIGLTFLIKFTQIGKAMRATSQDKTMAMLLGVNVNRVISLTFIIGSGTAAIGGMLIASHIGQINFYMGFIAGIKAFVAAVLGGIGSIPGAVLGSLVLGWTESFFTGYISSDYEDVFAFLFLVLILIFRPSGILGRAETKKV
- a CDS encoding branched-chain amino acid ABC transporter substrate-binding protein — its product is MKRNLFAMGCLLAVCLIFAFGTKEAEARTIKLGVAGAHSGDLASYGLPSVNAAKLVVKKINADGGVLGQQVELLVEDDACKPEIAGNTAMKLVSDGVDVVMGHICSGATKAALGIYKDAKIVTMSPSATNPDLTLSGEYLNFFRTIPHDAKQAQLQVKFATQTLKVKNVVILHDKGDYGKGQAELAQKYFKEAGVNILLFEGVTPGAVDYSAIVTKVEKAKPDLVVWGGYHPEASKIVTLMRKQRMDTLFMGADGVKDDTFIKVAGEYSEGVYATGPMDISDNPMAKMAKEEHQKAFGSDPGAFFDAAYAATQALLNAIEKAGSTDYDKVVQALRTEYVETPLGKIRFDENGDATGIGFSVYKVVNGQFVEEK
- a CDS encoding VOC family protein; protein product: MGFTIDHFNINVLNLENSIAFYEKALGLTELSRKTATDGSYVIVFLTDNQSANKLELTWLKDRNEPYDLGDEEFHIAFKTDDFDAAHALHEKMGCICYENKDMGIYFINDPDGYWLEVVPVR
- a CDS encoding MFS transporter, which gives rise to MNGVINKKLLLALGCLAIFFPGAFLFGFPGVMAVQWQQLLGVEKARIGQLMFFILAGTGCSMYLSGKLQEKITPQGLIFVGTVACGFGVGAVAWASALYHVFAWAFWEGFFSAFVYLPCLTVSQKLFLEQKGLAVGFINLVFGGAAAVMSPVFSILLVNQGYRATCVISMIFAVCTGIVCAFFMRGSAYSFKSVKGLGIALGVGRILTLRSFWCLWCVWALAGAAGVSMVMLCASLGQSLGYDVTQYVMILTGFSMLNGLGRIVFGILADRISKHKILIRVFLMAALAYLLMPFFHNLYVLSLLASVVGLAFGVLFTVSAPLVSECFGLENFGRVFGLVFTAYGFVAGFLGPWMSGVVLRLTHDNFMVVFTGFALFYLIAAILVNQVKRVGCLNEKSPTCGVTK
- a CDS encoding radical SAM protein, with the protein product MTHIKSGLKTAALMLKGRMPGQLVIQITDLCNATCPQCGMRKTNKFDRTRLSNDQLKEIIDAAGQKGFQAISFTGGEPMMLRKDLPELIRHAGKAGIPYIRTGTNGFFFADHDKPEFEDKVKAIAEELADTPLRNFWISLDSSVAHIHEQMRGFEGVVRGMEKALPIFHEAGLFPSVNLGLNRNVSRITQILGSPTPKDLLTPEASPFYRAFAQGFADFYRKVINMGFTIANACYPMSMEDSADKEDLDAVYAAASADRVVCFTGIEKALLFKALSDTIPKFRSQIRIFSPLAGLHTLYNVYSGKNADTPYGCRGGIDFFYLNCTDGNTYPCGYRGADNLGPFPDLNVNAINPKGYCLACDWECFRDPTELGGPFMEAFSAPWHLATRMAKDPGYGACWLKDLQYYKACDFFNGRRPPRTTTLRKF